A single region of the Neodiprion pinetum isolate iyNeoPine1 chromosome 5, iyNeoPine1.2, whole genome shotgun sequence genome encodes:
- the LOC124220660 gene encoding DNA-binding protein SMUBP-2-like isoform X2, with protein sequence MDYVISSFVRKHIDLLRSERDENLQHVFNNISAQALRNLEKEGDALTKLSVGSLASRGLKQLQIDFVDPNNLPLKHAFAVGDLVACIQSNNRSQFLPGLVSAISQRTISVTISDQTVVNVNEEEQFAIIKADSDYTYNCQTRALKNLESTEIYSWRCFNVIRILFDNDEKIVQELIDMDNEISEKYLNEDGQLKFINDKLAEDQRMAVSFALRKKFLAIIQGPPGTGKTTTLVELIGQLRGLGKKVLVCAPTNVAVDNIAQKLCDAGIKPLRMGHPARIAKEVQSCSIDANVRQDNSYEILVQIKQSLKELQEKDGDTEKGGKPWGKIKELSKEYRERMDKLTSEIIRRHPVILCTLNSATTGKRAKTMRHVPREYFDVVVVDEASQALEASNWIAIPNAEKVVLAGDINQLPPAVMNQKAAKNGLCVSLMERAIKKLGKKAYKSLEIQYRMNSKIMSWSSKQFYENTLKADKLVANHLLRDLPGVESCSLTSDSVVFIDTCGCECEEYQIGSGTISKGNVGEAIVVDRLVAALVKSGVPEREIGVITPYALQVDFVRKTLSTRSISAEVSTVDGFQGREKEVIVLSLVRSNEEKSLGFVTDFRRLNVAVTRARRLLVVIVNSETVEDNKLITGLLKHIEDNGLLQTAQEYLEDNSEDLKKDLEENVKVKQKSVVTNKTDSKTEKRKKPASKNGDKIKAKVIPTLRTQNYFRTRQKSLQRTQKKRMKLCHPLNRWNQNLKLNYPI encoded by the exons ATGGACTATGTAATATCGAGTTTCGTCAGGAAACATATAGATTTATTGCGATCGGAACGCGACGAGAATCTCCAGCACGTTTTCAATAACATATCTGCTCAAGCCCTTCGTAACCTCGAAAAGGAAGGAGATGCATTGACTAAATTATCCGTTGGGAGTTTGGCTAGCCGTGGTTTGAAACAGCTCCAAATTGACTTCGTCGACCCGAACAATCTCCCCCTGAAGCATGCCTTTGCCGTCGGTGACTTGGTCGCCTGCATTCAATCGAATAATCGCAGCCAGTTTCTACCTGGTCTCGTTTCAGCCATCTCACAGAGAACCATTTCAGTCACCATTTCAGATCAAACTGTTGTCAATGTCAATGAGGAGGAACAATTCGCCATCATCAAAGCTGATTCCGATTACACTTACAATTGCCAAACCAG AGCTTTGAAAAATCTGGAATCAACGGAGATATATTCCTGGCGATGTTTCAATGTCATTAGAATTCTTTTCGACAATGATGAGAAGATTGTTCAGGAGCTAATAGATATGGACAATGAAatctctgaaaaatatttgaatgaggATGGTCAGCTGAAGTTTATCAATGATAAACTTGCAGAGGATCAGCGCATGGCAGTATCATTTGCTttgcgtaaaaaatttcttgccaTTATTCAAGGACCCCCTGGCACAGGAAAGACTACCACTTTAGTTGAATTAATCGGCCAATTGCGGGGGTTGGGTAAAAAG GTATTGGTGTGCGCTCCAACTAATGTTGCGGTGGACAACATTGCCCAGAAATTATGTGATGCTGGCATAAAGCCATTGAGAATGGGCCATCCAGCTAGGATAGCCAAGGAGGTACAGAGTTGTTCAATAGATGCCAACGTGCGGCAAGATAACTCCTATGAAATTTTAGTTCAGATAAAACAGTCGTTAAAAGAATTGCAAGAAAAGGACGGAGACACTGAGAAGGGTGGGAAGCCATGGGGTAAAATCAAGGAACTGAGCAAAGAGTACCGTGAACGAATGGACAAGCTAACTTCTGAGATAATCAGACGGCATCCT GTCATTCTCTGCACTCTGAACTCTGCAACTACTGGAAAACGTGCTAAAACTATGCGGCACGTGCCCAGAGAATATTTCGATGTTGTTGTAGTGGACGAAGCTTCTCAGGCATTGGAGGCCTCGAATTGGATTGCGATTCCAAATGCGGAGAAGGTTGTGCTTGCCGGCGACATTAACCAGCTTCCGCCTGCTGTTATGAACCAAAAAGCAGCCAAAAACGGACTATGTGTGAGCCTCATGGAAAGGGCGATTAAAAAACTTGGAAAGAAGGCTTATAAGAGTCTCGAAATTCAGTACAGAATGAATAGCAAAATCATGTCGTGGTCTAGCAAACAGTTTTATGAAAATACTCTCAAGGCGGACAAACTCGTTGCGAATCACTTACTCAGAGATTTGCCTGGAGTGGAATCATGTTCGCTTACAA GTGATTCGGTAGTGTTTATCGACACCTGTGGATGTGAATGCGAGGAGTATCAAATCGGCAGTGGGACAATATCGAAAGGAAACGTTGGTGAAGCGATCGTAGTTGACCGACTAGTAGCGGCACTGGTAAAATCTGGTGTCCCGGAACGAGAAATTGGTGTAATAACGCCGTATGCTCTGcag GTAGACTTTGTACGAAAAACGCTTTCAACTCGTTCTATATCTGCTGAAGTTTCTACGGTTGATGGCTTTCAAGGTAGAGAAAAGGAAGTGATCGTACTATCTTTGGTCCGGagtaatgaagaaaaatcacTCGGCTTTGTCACTGACTTTAGACGTCTAAACGTCGCGGTTACACGGGCAAGAAGACTGCTTGTCGTCATCGTGAACAGCGAAACTGTTGAGGATAACAAATTAATTACTGGCCTTTTGAAGCATATTGAAGATAACGGTCTGTTACAAACAGCGCAGGAGTATTTGGAAG ATAATTCGGAGGACCTCAAGAAAGACTtggaagaaaatgtaaaagtGAAACAGAAATCTGTGGTGACCAATAAGACGGATAGTAAGacagaaaagagaaagaaaccaGCATCGAAAAATGGCGATAAAATTAAAG CGAAAGTAATTCCGACATTGAGGACACAGAATTACTTCCGAACACGGCAGAAATCGCTACAGAGGACCCAGAAGAAACGGATGAAGCTTTGCCATCCGTTGAACAGGTGGAATCAAAACctaaaattgaattatccAATTTGA